In Rhopalosiphum padi isolate XX-2018 chromosome 3, ASM2088224v1, whole genome shotgun sequence, the genomic stretch AACATACCTGTGCGAAACCTTACAGTTTTTGGTCATACTGTTTTGTAACAGAGTATATTATGACACTTAACGGTGAGAACTTAATCTGTGTTCATGTGCGAGGATTTtacaatagttttgtttttaaccaagttataaacatttttaactgaactatatttttatctcaaaacttaataaaaaattgaattattgtaaaaaccCGACATACAAACGCAAATAAAAttcatcaagtttcataataagtcgattcactctaatattaaagctaacaaagCTTAACTACTGagtatagatttaatattttacacaatcaTACAATGGAGAAAAAAAGTGCGGCTGTAACATcctcttaatataaatatatttttattttttttattgtacaatttatactttatgtaaATGATTGAGAATGAAATTTATctctttaaattataactaaaaattattgctcagttattaatatttatcaaagaaTCAATAtccaatattttgattaaaagcataaaaaaaatatgaagttatgaaatgttcataatatttcaaaatttgatgatatataaatgcaaattattttaaactttattaatgCAACAAATCTGAACTTCAGGTAAAAATGCTAAAATTACAACCACCATTCTTGATTttacaaatcattattttttgaaaatatgatgtTGCTTACCTTATCTTGCATAGTAAACTTATTAATATCTCGCCATGTTATGTACTTAACACCTCTCAAACGAGCTAAATCTTTGTAACAATGTTCATCCTCGCAATTATatctgttaataaatataataaaaattacctacatatagtaataaatatctaCTTTATTGTAAgctattttaacaaaaaatataaatattttctattaacaaaaattatacttacaatTCAAATAACACTGCCCATtctggtaaaaataaaagatgtgTTAACCCAGCTCCGTGCATTCCAATAAATATATCTGTGTtatatgttatttgtatttgttctttaaaagttaaaaagtttCCACTATAAACAAcctaaaaatcattttgataAGTCTATCAATTGCATAACCCATTAATTAAAGCAAAAATACCTTTTTAACTTCATATTGTGAATGATTTTTTAAAGCACTTATTAATTCATTCTCGTTCAATACGtttctatattttgtatttctagACAAAAaggttattcttatttttccaTTGTCATTTGGTTTTTGATCAATGTTTAAACGATGTAATACATGTTGAGAAAATGCTTTAAACAAACCACTATTTTCACATCCATCAATCTGaagcaaaaaacaaaatattctttacATCTAAGATGTCTACAATCATTCAAATATATCATTCTTCGATAAATTaactagtttataaataaataccaaatttatatgcatttaagttttaaaatatgtacttaaaaagttttaaatatgcacttaaaatgcacaaaatatgcaagataatttttaatgttacagttatttatttaattacttaattttctaaaagattattaatagaattttaatatataatagcatattatatgtgTTGCAAACCTGAAGTCTCTAGCTTTTTAATACTTTcaacaataatcaaaaaatttgttttaatataagttaaattgtTAGTTATATTTGATTTAGTTAGAATTTGTTTACAGCTTTTAATGCTTCTGACATCatctttttgtaaattttgaataaaacctATGTTCTGTAGTATTGACGATAATGTTAAACAAAGTaggtaagataaaaatatacgatAGGAAACTAATACGTAATAAACTGGTACCTACCAACTAATAACAATCTATAGAAAcgtaatattcttttataaaaatattttcaatttttatgttgtggaataaatgtatatatgtataataattgtatacaaagttataaaattaatttaaaacatttaaatgtataggtaaaaacaaaaacatataattttatcaaaaatatgcacttacacctacaatatgcaaaataacaatttttaatattatttatttaagtatgatCGATGAAAATCCAATCACtacatgtaattaattataaaaatatgaacatgcATTATATGCAAAATCCGATCTTtactaataaatcattattttccaTGAccgatttaacatttaaaaaataaaataatttataattaccaatGGAGTATTATAATACAGCCCAAATATCATTCGTGGTAATAAAGGtaagataatattgttaaaacaaaCAACTTGTCCTCTGAATGTATTTAAATTCCATATTGGATGCATTGTAAATGCTTGAAAGGTATCACTAAATGCAGATTCGTAGGCAAATGACTCCCAAactaatatatgaatgttttttgaaaacataCTAGCTCCTGAGCTATTCACATGCTGAGatgcatataaatttaaaaaatcacaaaaatgatGGTACATATTCACAGCTaatgaaataaaagtttaaaaatactattaaatacatactataataataaaactgaattaaaaaaaactaaaattacaatTGAAAGTATTTACTTGCGTCTATTTTCATAATGACTGTAGGTtcagtaataattaaatcacaTTTTCCAGGATACTGATCAATTGTTGTAAAAAACCTTAATTCAGGACTCCAAGATTGCAATGGACTCAGATGATCACACTGAGCATCCAATTTCTCTTTATGAAATCTATATTATGAGAGTTACCtatgatattactattattttttttttttacttttgtgttaaatgaaaaatatatttaaaagattatattattttattcaaccaTAAACAcaattcattgattttttttaataaatattaataaaaaaaaaaaatcaaatttatgatttttttcttctaacTAATTTATGATTTAGAAGTAAGCTTACTTGCATTTTCCACCAATTTGACCATCACTAAGTACATCCATTTGATATCGTATTGGGTGGTTTTGgttcaatatattttcaaaatttatcataatgttATGTCCACGACAAAATTTCAAATGGTTTGTGCATTCTAATGAAGAATCGCCCTAAAGGTataaagtcaaaatattaacattaatatcattatatcaacaTATTGATGTTATTAGcaacaattaattatgattttaataaaataaattggaaatttCCACATTTTGAAACCAGTTTATACTGGAATAAGTTATacaacaatgtataataatagcaatTGGAATAATTAGAGAAGTTTATAACTTGTACACTGAATGTACAActgcattaaaaatgtaagcCACTAACTCTTAATGTAATGAAGAATTACTTGATTTATTGGCTCACACATGTATGTGATTTCTTCTCGTTGTTGTTTTACATAACCAAAATCTCCTTGATCGTAGAATGTGTCAATTTGATCTCGTTTAGTAGGTGCCCAGCTGGTTTCAGGACCCGGACACACGGGATCCAAGTAGCGGTGCTCTATATCACAGTCATTTTCGTAGCCCCAGCAGCGCTACAAATTGAATAAGTATGATCGACCGTGCATTCAagtgtttgatatattttaaccaCCATCACTTACCGTTTTGTTGTGTTTTGTTAATGAGTTCAACATGAATGGTAAATGTTCTGGATGAACGTTCAAATCCATCGGTACTGCATTCGGCCGAACGACATGGTTCGACAAGACGAAACATGGTATAGCTATGATCTTGAGGTACAACATGACGACTGAGCATTAAACAGGAGGATCGACAATGCCTAAACTATACATTAGGTGTCATCATCGTCGTGGCAGAGTcgtgtgtaataaaaatattagtcatgCCGGGGTAGGCGGCAGTCCATTGCCAAGTCGTTGGCGGGCAACGCAATTCGGAAATCggttatagtaaatactaaataaccaCGGCCGATGGGCAGGCGGCAGCGCAATGTTTACTAGTTCAAACGTACAAACCGTTTGCTCAGTGGAGGGGTTCTCAAAATGTTACCGTTATCGTTACGGTTGAGCAGAAGCAGAaccatgatataattttttttagttaattataatatcgtgaACCTTTCTTTGTCTATGTCGTGAACTGTAGAAAACATCGGACGTACTTATTATAGTACGGACTATGGACATATGGTACTACAGTAGAACAATcaacaagtatttaaatattttattattaaattgtataggtattattcattaaaaaataataacaattgccATAACCTTTGCgtcataatcatttaaaaacgaaaataatacaatttaatatattatagttgacgAAATTTATGTCGCAAAGGGGCTCAACgtttaagtacaatattttaaaattacatataattcgAAAACATGAAACACAAAAacctataacttatataataagtaaatcgtaaatgtttattaaacttCTGTAAACttaatatacctatgttaaTTCATCATTGTAGAGAGTTAGTTACGAAGTTGAAAaccta encodes the following:
- the LOC132926976 gene encoding EGF domain-specific O-linked N-acetylglucosamine transferase, coding for MLYLKIIAIPCFVLSNHVVRPNAVPMDLNVHPEHLPFMLNSLTKHNKTRCWGYENDCDIEHRYLDPVCPGPETSWAPTKRDQIDTFYDQGDFGYVKQQREEITYMCEPINQGDSSLECTNHLKFCRGHNIMINFENILNQNHPIRYQMDVLSDGQIGGKCKFHKEKLDAQCDHLSPLQSWSPELRFFTTIDQYPGKCDLIITEPTVIMKIDATVNMYHHFCDFLNLYASQHVNSSGASMFSKNIHILVWESFAYESAFSDTFQAFTMHPIWNLNTFRGQVVCFNNIILPLLPRMIFGLYYNTPLIDGCENSGLFKAFSQHVLHRLNIDQKPNDNGKIRITFLSRNTKYRNVLNENELISALKNHSQYEVKKVVYSGNFLTFKEQIQITYNTDIFIGMHGAGLTHLLFLPEWAVLFELYNCEDEHCYKDLARLRGVKYITWRDINKFTMQDKGHHPDQGAHAKFTNYSFDKDEFISLVEEASTHVKKYKHGYSPKLHDEF